The Clostridiaceae bacterium HFYG-1003 genome includes a window with the following:
- a CDS encoding serine hydroxymethyltransferase yields the protein MDSKYLKNSDPEIFNLVEEEERRQEHNIELIASENFTSRAVMEAVGTALTNKYAEGYPNKRYYGGCEVVDKIEDLARERMKELFGAEHANVQPHSGSQANMAVYMSVLEPGDKILGMNLSHGGHLTHGSPVNFSGKLYNFISYGVSEKDEMIDYDQVREIALKEKPKMIVAGASAYPRKIDFKKFREIADEVGAYLFVDMAHIAGLVAAGVHESPIPYADFVSTTTHKTLRGPRGGAVLCKEQFAKALDKTVFPGMQGGPLEHVIAGKAVCFLEAMKPEFKDYMQQVVKNCKVLGDELMARGYKLVSDGTDNHLILLDLTNKGLTGKAAENKLDEVGITVNKNTVPKETQSPFVTSGVRIGTAAMTTRGFKEEEFKKTAELIDYVLTHMEEDLSDVRRQVVELCDRFPLYK from the coding sequence ATGGACAGCAAATACCTGAAAAATTCAGATCCCGAGATTTTTAATCTGGTGGAAGAGGAAGAAAGACGGCAAGAGCACAACATCGAACTCATCGCTTCGGAGAACTTTACATCCCGGGCAGTGATGGAAGCGGTGGGAACAGCTCTGACCAACAAATATGCCGAAGGGTATCCCAATAAAAGATATTACGGCGGCTGTGAAGTGGTAGACAAGATTGAAGACCTCGCCAGAGAGCGCATGAAGGAACTGTTTGGAGCGGAGCATGCCAATGTTCAGCCTCATTCCGGATCCCAGGCCAATATGGCAGTCTACATGTCCGTTCTGGAGCCGGGTGACAAGATCCTCGGCATGAACCTGTCCCACGGTGGTCACCTGACCCACGGTTCACCGGTCAATTTCTCCGGAAAGCTCTATAACTTCATCTCCTACGGGGTATCTGAGAAGGATGAAATGATCGACTATGATCAGGTTCGCGAAATCGCACTCAAAGAAAAGCCGAAGATGATCGTTGCCGGCGCTTCCGCTTATCCCAGAAAAATTGATTTCAAGAAATTCCGTGAAATTGCCGATGAAGTCGGAGCTTACCTGTTTGTCGACATGGCCCACATTGCCGGTCTGGTCGCAGCCGGAGTTCACGAAAGCCCGATCCCTTATGCGGACTTCGTTTCCACCACCACTCATAAAACCCTGAGAGGACCCAGAGGCGGAGCGGTTCTGTGCAAGGAACAGTTCGCCAAGGCTCTGGACAAGACGGTATTCCCCGGAATGCAGGGCGGTCCGCTGGAACATGTCATCGCCGGCAAGGCAGTCTGCTTCCTGGAAGCCATGAAGCCTGAATTCAAGGATTACATGCAGCAGGTTGTCAAGAACTGTAAAGTTCTGGGCGATGAGCTGATGGCCAGAGGCTACAAGCTGGTATCCGACGGAACCGACAACCATCTGATCCTGCTGGATCTGACCAACAAGGGACTCACCGGCAAAGCCGCTGAAAACAAGCTGGATGAAGTCGGCATCACCGTTAACAAGAACACCGTGCCAAAGGAAACTCAGTCTCCGTTTGTCACCTCCGGTGTCCGGATCGGTACCGCTGCCATGACCACCAGAGGCTTCAAGGAAGAAGAATTCAAGAAGACCGCTGAACTCATCGACTACGTTCTGACCCATATGGAAGAGGATCTCTCCGATGTCAGACGCCAGGTCGTTGAACTGTGCGATCGGTTCCCCCTGTACAAATAA
- a CDS encoding zinc-ribbon domain-containing protein → MNWIATQSSALIADHPIKNNDEGVTHMPYCTNCGTSLNQTDKFCAACGSENTIRITQSEGYATQGSGYDKISPESNSFQANSYQSPLPAYYMEEFEKIRQSSETYKGKFNFAAFLWGPFWAFYRGLILPAIIALVISLLTAGLGAVVYWFIFGVRGNWMVYNLHTKNKQLPF, encoded by the coding sequence ATGAACTGGATCGCGACGCAAAGTTCTGCTCTCATTGCGGATCACCCAATAAAAAACAATGATGAAGGAGTAACTCATATGCCATACTGTACAAACTGCGGGACCTCACTCAACCAGACGGACAAATTCTGCGCTGCCTGCGGATCAGAAAACACCATCAGAATCACTCAATCGGAGGGCTATGCCACCCAAGGGTCAGGTTATGACAAGATTTCGCCCGAGTCCAATTCATTCCAGGCGAATTCATATCAAAGTCCCTTGCCAGCCTATTATATGGAGGAATTTGAAAAAATCCGGCAATCCAGTGAAACCTATAAGGGAAAATTCAACTTCGCCGCTTTTTTATGGGGACCCTTCTGGGCTTTTTACCGGGGCCTTATTCTGCCAGCCATTATTGCCCTTGTCATCAGTTTATTAACCGCCGGATTAGGAGCGGTAGTCTATTGGTTTATCTTCGGGGTGCGCGGGAATTGGATGGTGTATAATTTGCACACTAAGAACAAACAGCTGCCGTTTTAA
- a CDS encoding M48 family metallopeptidase — protein MEKSNSNHYPTDVAAYSILAVRALVGTEDFLQIAFTDDSSTHPVPDFTEESLQLLHQGKILSENQSIALFSYLYLYVRLTGKEQYQANLTSLKQTLHISEGVERNLEFLITDERVEYILNDYKKRRKSLAELFISTEDYISDMITDVVTAPIQQEKSILTGLQSSEYEHPTDRIALEKLRLNKTLELLIKWYSEYNMERLLTVQYTGSNVLVTEKNLPYLHAALTKVCQILDVDPIPPLYLEQGFISAQTIGSSHPIVCISSACLSLLSYDELLFILGHEVGHIKSQHVLYHSLGNLMPYVGEVIGSLTFGVGELVSSGLVLALYNWYRKSEFTADRAGLLACQNPDAAISVMTKLAGFPPKYYGAINTEDFLNQAVDFENLDNSKFNKVMKILSAMYQNHPWTVIRAQELNQWVLQGNYNKTLARLTAQLIPAGVSSAQGSKNTCYCTQCGNELDRDAKFCSHCGSPNKKQ, from the coding sequence GTGGAAAAATCAAATTCGAATCATTACCCGACGGACGTGGCTGCCTACAGCATCCTGGCTGTGCGCGCTCTGGTCGGAACCGAGGATTTTCTTCAGATTGCCTTTACCGATGATTCTTCAACCCATCCTGTTCCTGATTTCACAGAAGAGTCACTGCAATTACTCCATCAGGGAAAAATACTGTCCGAAAATCAAAGCATCGCTCTGTTTTCCTATCTTTATCTTTACGTCCGCTTAACCGGGAAGGAGCAGTATCAGGCGAATCTGACCAGTTTAAAGCAAACGCTGCATATTTCAGAAGGGGTTGAAAGGAATCTTGAGTTTCTTATCACCGACGAGCGCGTTGAATACATTTTAAACGACTATAAAAAGCGCAGGAAGTCCCTGGCTGAACTGTTTATCTCAACAGAAGACTATATTTCAGACATGATTACAGACGTTGTAACCGCCCCGATTCAACAGGAGAAAAGCATCCTGACCGGTCTGCAATCCAGTGAATATGAGCATCCGACCGATCGAATCGCACTTGAAAAGCTTCGCCTAAACAAGACACTCGAGCTGCTGATCAAGTGGTATTCGGAATACAACATGGAGCGTTTGCTAACCGTTCAGTATACCGGTTCAAATGTTCTGGTAACCGAGAAAAACCTTCCTTACCTCCATGCTGCGCTGACGAAGGTGTGCCAGATCCTCGATGTAGATCCCATCCCGCCGCTGTACTTGGAGCAGGGTTTTATCAGTGCCCAAACCATTGGCTCCAGCCATCCCATCGTATGCATTTCCTCCGCTTGCCTTAGCCTGCTCAGTTATGACGAGCTCCTATTTATCCTCGGCCACGAGGTCGGCCACATCAAAAGCCAGCACGTGCTCTACCACTCGCTGGGAAACCTGATGCCGTATGTCGGCGAGGTCATTGGCTCACTGACCTTCGGAGTCGGAGAGCTTGTATCCAGTGGACTGGTCCTTGCTCTGTACAACTGGTACCGCAAGTCAGAATTCACCGCTGACCGGGCCGGGCTGCTTGCCTGTCAGAACCCCGATGCCGCCATTTCTGTCATGACCAAGTTGGCTGGCTTCCCCCCGAAGTATTACGGAGCGATTAATACGGAAGACTTTCTAAATCAGGCCGTCGATTTTGAGAATCTCGACAACAGTAAATTCAACAAGGTGATGAAAATCTTAAGCGCGATGTATCAGAACCACCCGTGGACGGTCATCCGGGCACAGGAATTGAATCAATGGGTATTACAGGGCAATTATAATAAAACCCTTGCCCGACTGACTGCTCAGCTTATACCGGCTGGAGTTTCCAGCGCGCAAGGCAGCAAAAATACCTGCTATTGCACCCAGTGCGGCAATGAACTGGATCGCGACGCAAAGTTCTGCTCTCATTGCGGATCACCCAATAAAAAACAATGA
- a CDS encoding Fn3-like domain-containing protein, with protein METTVTATNRLTGEPKVELGAFRTRNFKVEVTLRNYSDQAKVFQPETILLTDDYGSDGAGHFLSMERTQNVPHSVSSLAPVTVPANGSKTVKLTINFDEGVGKDPTSTLTWNQYLGGYVRFVSQDGKNTDLTVPVLGFYGDWEEPGVLDEWVWNLDDSDPTNDPEFQLTSLVNATETDLYFLNHNAPIWINPESDSPFREVYGTDTVGLLGTMLRNAEEINFRVTDAKGTLLRNVGQSQYLRKIYRMSQGAAPYRYFTDSEWDGTVAGRDFNEGETVYYEIAIRRTLTSPVDRYRFPVRFDNLGPVVQSLSYDPVNGTIELDAADAGSGVAGVLVYSSDFSQSLDVPSDGSGHFSIDVSSLKKENPSMVYVIPYDWLMNLTYTGLMIGGSGIADLSIEAAPASQTVLEGTAIAPITASYEETLADLTTSELPLDLILTDATVSGTIADADWADGVYEKNLTITFTATDKLVPENKVSAQAAIKVRRDDDKNGVWDKQELPEPPVRPDDAYGKPEIVLDTPDLLMVYGSPVPFSGKVYGWDDITRVTYTLNGKELDLNLIKHEKSSVLLDGSEVFFGTWWEISDSVKLTDDYYELPITMYNEAGESFSVVRRFWVDTTAPAIEVSATVTSANKAQITLTATDNLFYLELYQADSLLERKTLEDLGFGSKNVTIEKTLQVSLNKGENVFTFIALDSAGNRTVKTITVIGGKK; from the coding sequence ATGGAAACCACCGTCACGGCAACCAACCGCCTGACCGGTGAGCCCAAAGTCGAACTGGGCGCATTCCGCACCCGTAATTTCAAGGTGGAAGTCACCCTGAGAAACTACAGCGACCAGGCCAAAGTCTTCCAGCCGGAAACCATCCTGCTGACCGACGATTACGGCTCCGACGGTGCAGGTCACTTCCTGTCCATGGAACGGACCCAGAATGTCCCACACAGCGTTTCCTCCCTGGCCCCCGTCACGGTTCCGGCCAACGGCTCCAAAACCGTCAAGCTGACCATCAACTTTGACGAAGGCGTGGGCAAGGATCCCACCAGCACCCTGACCTGGAACCAGTATCTGGGCGGCTATGTTCGCTTTGTATCCCAGGACGGCAAAAACACCGACCTGACGGTTCCGGTGCTCGGCTTCTACGGCGACTGGGAAGAACCCGGCGTCCTGGATGAGTGGGTATGGAACCTGGATGATTCTGATCCGACCAATGATCCTGAGTTCCAGCTGACCTCTCTGGTCAATGCCACTGAGACGGACCTCTACTTCCTCAACCACAACGCGCCGATCTGGATCAATCCGGAAAGCGACTCCCCGTTCCGCGAAGTCTACGGCACCGACACCGTCGGCCTGTTAGGCACGATGCTGCGCAACGCTGAAGAAATCAACTTCCGGGTCACCGACGCCAAGGGCACCCTCCTGCGCAATGTGGGACAGTCCCAGTACCTGCGCAAGATCTACCGGATGTCCCAGGGCGCAGCCCCCTACCGGTACTTCACCGACAGTGAATGGGACGGAACCGTTGCCGGACGTGATTTCAACGAAGGCGAAACCGTCTATTATGAAATCGCCATCCGCCGGACGCTGACCTCCCCCGTTGACCGCTACCGCTTCCCGGTACGGTTCGACAATCTGGGACCCGTCGTCCAGAGCCTGTCCTACGATCCGGTGAACGGAACCATTGAACTGGACGCTGCCGATGCCGGTTCCGGCGTCGCCGGAGTCCTGGTCTACTCCAGCGACTTCTCCCAGTCCCTGGATGTACCCTCCGACGGATCCGGCCACTTCTCCATCGACGTGTCCAGCCTGAAAAAGGAAAACCCATCCATGGTCTATGTCATTCCCTATGACTGGCTGATGAACCTGACCTATACCGGTCTGATGATCGGCGGCAGCGGCATCGCCGACCTGTCCATCGAAGCAGCTCCGGCCAGCCAGACAGTTCTGGAAGGCACAGCCATCGCACCCATCACCGCAAGCTATGAGGAAACGCTGGCAGATCTGACCACCTCGGAACTGCCCCTGGATCTGATCCTCACCGATGCCACCGTCAGCGGCACCATCGCTGATGCTGACTGGGCGGACGGAGTCTACGAAAAGAACCTGACCATCACGTTCACCGCCACCGACAAGCTCGTTCCGGAGAACAAGGTCTCAGCCCAAGCCGCCATCAAAGTCCGACGCGATGATGACAAAAACGGTGTCTGGGATAAACAAGAGCTGCCGGAGCCCCCGGTACGGCCCGATGATGCCTACGGCAAACCCGAGATCGTCCTGGATACCCCGGATCTGCTCATGGTCTATGGCAGTCCCGTTCCCTTCAGCGGCAAAGTTTACGGCTGGGATGACATCACCCGCGTCACCTATACGCTCAATGGCAAGGAATTGGACCTGAACCTCATCAAGCATGAGAAATCCAGCGTACTCCTTGACGGATCCGAAGTCTTCTTCGGAACCTGGTGGGAAATCAGTGATTCGGTTAAACTGACCGATGACTACTACGAGCTGCCCATTACCATGTACAACGAAGCCGGCGAATCCTTCAGCGTCGTACGCCGCTTCTGGGTGGATACCACCGCTCCGGCCATCGAAGTCAGCGCCACGGTCACATCCGCCAACAAAGCTCAGATTACCCTGACCGCCACCGATAACCTGTTCTACCTGGAACTCTATCAGGCAGACTCCCTCCTGGAAAGGAAGACCCTGGAAGATCTGGGCTTCGGTTCCAAGAATGTCACCATTGAGAAGACCCTCCAGGTCAGTCTGAACAAAGGCGAGAATGTCTTCACCTTCATCGCTCTGGATTCAGCCGGCAACCGCACCGTCAAGACGATTACCGTCATCGGCGGCAAGAAGTAA
- a CDS encoding conjugal transfer protein TraX codes for MKQQPTESNRNHPVPHPEPVQMLNATQLKTLALIAMLIDHIAWAFVPTQSVQGQIMHAIGRLTFPIMAFFLVEGYFHTRHFWCYLGRMAGFALASHFAFQYFQFGRIPLLSPQPQDTFLTFTQTGILYPFTLGLLALYLMLNWKGSDLVKYSLILILILLATPGDYMFFGPVLILLFGHYYPDRTAQLRNGFLIIGFLVIMTLQVDWQESFFMIATFLPLLLLRYYNGSQGAARHPLIKYGFYLFYPLHLFILGYLRYAVFQLPPLAQF; via the coding sequence ATGAAACAACAGCCCACAGAATCAAACAGAAATCATCCAGTCCCACATCCGGAACCGGTCCAGATGCTCAACGCAACTCAGCTGAAAACCCTGGCCCTGATCGCGATGCTGATTGACCATATTGCCTGGGCCTTTGTGCCCACCCAGTCCGTCCAGGGGCAGATCATGCACGCCATCGGGCGGCTCACCTTCCCCATCATGGCGTTCTTTCTCGTTGAGGGCTATTTCCACACCCGGCATTTCTGGTGCTATCTGGGACGAATGGCGGGATTTGCGCTGGCCTCCCACTTCGCCTTCCAGTATTTTCAGTTCGGCCGGATTCCTCTCCTTTCTCCCCAGCCTCAGGACACTTTCCTGACCTTCACCCAGACCGGCATTCTGTATCCCTTTACCCTGGGTCTGCTCGCCCTCTACCTGATGCTCAACTGGAAGGGGTCCGACCTGGTGAAATACAGTCTGATCCTGATCCTGATCCTGCTGGCCACCCCCGGTGACTATATGTTCTTCGGACCGGTGCTCATCCTCCTGTTCGGCCATTACTACCCGGATCGGACCGCCCAGCTCCGCAACGGATTTCTCATCATCGGCTTTCTCGTCATCATGACCCTGCAGGTGGACTGGCAGGAGAGCTTCTTCATGATCGCCACCTTCCTTCCCCTTCTTCTGCTCCGCTACTACAACGGCAGTCAGGGCGCAGCCCGCCACCCTCTGATCAAGTACGGCTTCTACCTGTTCTATCCGCTGCACCTCTTCATCCTGGGGTATCTGCGTTATGCCGTCTTCCAGCTCCCACCCCTGGCCCAGTTCTGA
- a CDS encoding ISLre2 family transposase, with amino-acid sequence MPILTDFNSMFTTLRQGFDSRMASGTLTMDQVVQETHELTDRIAREQIQDYVQVLDERLRNSQLRKKDYTIERRYQTKTIATTAGPVVFGRTYFRDKKTNHHVCLVDRLLGLEPHQRISRELASCLLSSAKDISYQGTVERYASSGITSRTTVMNLVHRLGNIESSEGPLPQKKVASRIYIEADEDHVAMQDGSNQQMRLIYVHEGQQSVGKRRKALMGVRRFAGFYKGNSDELWYEVFDYLNSAYEVDKIEEISLSGDGASWIKMGAQILPRCKLYLDKFHLEKALRQAATPIDSYKGTKDEYYWYLKDAISMDSLEDINTFFESAAGLPLKKTQEKKLGEMKTYLVSNWESIQNAAKSGYQGCSAEGHVSHVLSSRLSSRPMGWSTVGAENIARMRVFVLNGGDLMGYFAAKEKEKKKEARLVRLEKRIVKKSRVYPVKQGSISYATPHFGWYKS; translated from the coding sequence ATGCCTATCTTAACAGATTTCAACTCAATGTTCACCACTCTCAGACAAGGTTTTGATTCAAGAATGGCAAGCGGTACTCTCACCATGGATCAAGTGGTACAGGAGACTCACGAGCTGACGGATCGGATTGCCCGTGAGCAGATCCAGGATTATGTTCAGGTACTCGATGAGCGCCTGAGGAACTCACAGTTACGGAAAAAAGACTACACCATCGAACGGCGCTATCAAACAAAAACCATCGCTACTACAGCCGGACCTGTGGTCTTTGGCCGGACGTACTTTCGGGATAAAAAGACCAATCACCATGTGTGTCTGGTGGATCGTCTTCTGGGCCTTGAGCCCCATCAGAGAATCAGCCGGGAACTAGCCTCGTGTCTTCTCTCCAGTGCTAAAGATATTTCTTACCAGGGGACGGTGGAGCGCTATGCAAGCAGCGGAATTACCAGCCGCACTACGGTAATGAATCTGGTCCATCGACTGGGGAACATTGAGTCTTCTGAGGGACCCCTGCCTCAGAAAAAAGTGGCATCTCGGATCTATATTGAGGCCGATGAGGATCATGTAGCTATGCAGGACGGTTCCAATCAGCAGATGCGGCTGATCTACGTCCATGAGGGGCAGCAGAGTGTCGGGAAGAGACGCAAGGCCTTAATGGGTGTACGTCGATTTGCAGGCTTCTACAAGGGCAACTCGGATGAACTGTGGTACGAAGTGTTCGATTACCTGAACTCGGCTTATGAAGTGGATAAGATCGAGGAAATCTCCTTATCAGGGGATGGGGCGTCCTGGATCAAGATGGGTGCCCAGATTCTGCCTCGATGCAAGCTCTATCTGGATAAGTTCCACCTGGAAAAGGCCCTGCGCCAGGCGGCAACGCCGATTGATTCCTACAAAGGGACAAAGGATGAATATTACTGGTACCTCAAAGACGCCATCAGCATGGACTCCCTTGAGGACATCAACACATTCTTCGAATCAGCGGCGGGATTGCCGCTTAAAAAGACCCAGGAAAAGAAGTTAGGCGAGATGAAAACCTATCTTGTGTCCAACTGGGAATCGATCCAGAACGCGGCCAAGTCGGGCTATCAGGGCTGCAGTGCGGAAGGGCATGTCAGTCATGTGCTTTCCTCACGGTTATCTTCACGCCCGATGGGGTGGAGCACAGTAGGTGCTGAGAATATAGCGCGCATGCGAGTTTTCGTGCTCAATGGCGGGGATCTCATGGGCTACTTCGCTGCCAAAGAGAAAGAAAAGAAGAAGGAAGCCCGACTTGTGAGGCTGGAAAAACGGATCGTGAAGAAGAGCCGGGTCTACCCAGTAAAACAAGGTTCAATCAGCTATGCAACGCCTCATTTTGGGTGGTATAAATCGTAA
- the sufC gene encoding Fe-S cluster assembly ATPase SufC, whose translation MSELLKIENLKTQVEDKAILKGLNLTINRGEIHVVMGPNGAGKSTLANSIMGNPRYEVTEGSIWFDGEEITEEAVDERARRGIFMSFQSPLEIQGITVENFLRTAKGTVSGEPQKALAFRKLLKEKMDELGMDASYAGRYLNDGFSGGEKKKNEILQMSILEPKLAILDETDSGLDVDAVKIVSEGVGKFFREDNAILVITHHNKILNNLKPDFVHILVDGRIVETGGPELVEVIERDGFSRYKPEEEETEWKKEIKLM comes from the coding sequence ATGTCAGAATTATTGAAAATTGAAAACCTCAAAACGCAAGTCGAGGATAAAGCGATATTAAAAGGTCTGAATCTTACCATCAACCGGGGAGAGATCCATGTGGTCATGGGGCCCAACGGAGCCGGCAAGTCGACGCTGGCCAACTCGATCATGGGGAACCCCAGGTATGAGGTGACGGAGGGATCGATCTGGTTTGACGGGGAGGAGATCACCGAGGAAGCCGTGGATGAACGGGCTCGGCGCGGGATCTTCATGAGCTTCCAGTCGCCGCTGGAAATCCAGGGTATCACCGTGGAGAACTTCCTGCGGACCGCCAAGGGCACCGTCAGCGGTGAGCCGCAGAAAGCCCTGGCTTTCCGCAAGCTCTTGAAGGAGAAGATGGACGAACTGGGCATGGATGCGTCCTATGCCGGCCGCTATCTTAATGACGGCTTCTCGGGCGGTGAGAAGAAGAAGAATGAAATTTTGCAGATGTCCATCCTGGAGCCGAAGCTGGCTATTCTGGATGAGACGGACTCCGGACTGGACGTAGACGCGGTCAAGATCGTGTCAGAAGGCGTCGGCAAGTTCTTCCGGGAGGACAACGCCATTCTGGTCATCACCCATCACAATAAGATTCTGAACAACCTGAAGCCCGATTTTGTCCACATCCTGGTGGACGGCCGCATCGTCGAGACCGGCGGACCGGAACTGGTGGAAGTGATCGAACGGGACGGTTTCAGCCGCTACAAGCCGGAAGAGGAGGAGACGGAATGGAAAAAAGAAATAAAACTTATGTAG
- the sufB gene encoding Fe-S cluster assembly protein SufB, producing MEKRNKTYVDDLDRGIYDIKNEFKYKYKSEAGLTPEIIRDISARKNEPEWMLQFRLKSLEHFYKIDAPTWGPDLSELDIEDIVHYVKPEIGQQHSWDDVPEDIKTTFERLGIPEAERKSLAGVGAQYDSEVVYHSMKEELVRQGVLYMDIETALKEHEAIVKQYFMTLVPPNDHKFAALHGAVWSGGSFVYVPEGVQVDIPLQSYFRLNAPGAGQFEHTLIIVEKGAKLHFIEGCSAPKYNVNNLHAGCVELFVKEDATLRYSTIENWSKNMFNLNTKRSSVEKNGTIEWVSGSFGSKISMLYPMSILKGEGARCEFTGITFASHGQVLDTGSKVVHAAPNTTSNVVSKSISKSGGHALYRGLLKINANAHGSKSTVTCESLMLDNQSRSDTIPVIDIQNDDVDLGHEAKIGRISDEAIFYLMSRGISEEEAKAMIVRGFVEPISKELPLEYAVEMNNLIALELEGTIG from the coding sequence ATGGAAAAAAGAAATAAAACTTATGTAGATGACCTCGACCGCGGCATCTATGACATTAAGAACGAATTCAAGTACAAATATAAATCGGAGGCGGGACTGACGCCGGAGATCATCCGGGATATCTCCGCCCGCAAGAACGAACCGGAGTGGATGCTGCAGTTCCGGCTCAAGTCCCTGGAGCACTTCTACAAGATCGATGCACCGACCTGGGGACCGGATCTGTCGGAGCTGGACATCGAGGATATCGTGCACTATGTCAAGCCCGAGATCGGCCAGCAGCACAGCTGGGATGATGTCCCGGAGGACATTAAGACGACCTTTGAACGGCTGGGCATTCCGGAGGCGGAGCGCAAGTCTCTGGCCGGAGTGGGCGCGCAGTACGACTCGGAAGTGGTCTATCACTCGATGAAGGAGGAACTGGTGCGTCAGGGCGTGCTCTACATGGACATCGAAACAGCCCTGAAGGAGCATGAAGCGATTGTGAAGCAGTATTTCATGACCCTGGTGCCCCCCAATGACCATAAGTTTGCGGCGCTGCACGGGGCGGTCTGGTCCGGCGGCTCTTTTGTCTATGTGCCCGAAGGGGTGCAGGTTGACATTCCGCTGCAGTCCTATTTCCGGCTGAACGCACCGGGGGCAGGCCAGTTTGAACACACGCTGATCATCGTGGAAAAAGGCGCGAAGCTGCACTTCATCGAAGGTTGCAGCGCGCCCAAGTACAACGTCAACAATCTGCATGCCGGCTGCGTCGAGCTCTTCGTTAAGGAAGACGCGACGCTGCGCTACTCCACCATCGAAAACTGGTCCAAGAACATGTTCAATCTGAACACCAAGCGGTCCTCGGTGGAAAAGAACGGGACCATTGAGTGGGTCTCCGGATCCTTCGGCTCGAAGATTTCCATGCTCTATCCCATGTCGATCCTCAAGGGCGAGGGCGCCCGATGTGAGTTCACCGGCATCACCTTCGCCAGTCATGGCCAGGTGCTGGATACGGGCTCCAAGGTGGTCCACGCCGCGCCCAACACCACCTCCAATGTGGTATCCAAGTCCATTTCCAAGTCGGGCGGACACGCTTTGTACCGGGGACTGCTCAAGATCAACGCCAATGCCCACGGCAGCAAGTCCACCGTCACCTGCGAGTCGCTGATGCTGGACAACCAGTCGCGCTCGGATACGATTCCGGTCATTGACATTCAGAACGATGACGTGGATCTGGGGCACGAAGCCAAGATCGGCCGGATCTCGGATGAGGCCATCTTCTATCTGATGAGCCGCGGCATCTCGGAGGAGGAGGCCAAGGCCATGATTGTCCGAGGCTTTGTGGAGCCCATCAGCAAGGAGCTGCCTCTGGAGTACGCGGTGGAGATGAACAATCTCATTGCGCTGGAGCTGGAAGGAACCATTGGTTAG
- a CDS encoding SufD family Fe-S cluster assembly protein, protein MEAKKLKYNELPVITFRWVRANDLRLAEVEPDGAVYSRAHVVSGQELLRPFEEIHIEDWLGSYPGTNEAELARIVNEASVTHYIQSSAAGEMVRFHYDLSGAEHSLLELNVIEVRANESLNVLMEYVGDEAATLASVLNLIRVAPGGVLNLYKINHLPTGARHIEQRYAKVAEGGTVNYYSIELGARETIVHYLTDLAGDESQGHLKSIYVGHESRIIDLSHQMSHWGRKSRCDMEIRGALTDRARKYFRGTLDFKRGSAQSEGGEVETVMLLNKDVKSFAIPLLLCGEDDVIGNHAASAGQIDEDKLFYLMSRGFSHEESKRIIVESAFRPIIDQMPDEALRERILDRIAMMMKKVNS, encoded by the coding sequence ATGGAAGCAAAAAAACTGAAATACAATGAACTGCCGGTGATCACCTTCCGCTGGGTCCGGGCCAATGACCTGCGCCTGGCGGAGGTGGAGCCGGATGGGGCGGTCTACAGCCGTGCCCATGTGGTGAGCGGTCAGGAGCTGCTCCGGCCCTTTGAAGAGATCCATATAGAGGACTGGCTGGGTTCCTATCCGGGGACCAATGAAGCGGAGCTGGCCCGGATTGTGAACGAGGCGAGCGTAACCCACTATATCCAGTCCTCGGCGGCGGGGGAGATGGTCCGGTTCCACTATGACCTGTCCGGCGCGGAGCATTCCCTGCTGGAGCTTAACGTCATCGAGGTACGGGCCAATGAGTCGCTGAATGTGCTGATGGAGTACGTCGGCGATGAGGCGGCCACCCTGGCCAGCGTCCTGAACCTGATCCGGGTGGCCCCGGGCGGGGTGCTGAATCTCTATAAGATCAATCATCTGCCCACGGGGGCGCGCCACATTGAGCAGCGCTATGCCAAAGTGGCCGAGGGGGGCACGGTCAACTACTACAGCATTGAGCTGGGCGCCCGGGAAACCATTGTCCATTACCTGACGGATCTGGCAGGCGATGAGTCCCAGGGGCATCTGAAGAGCATCTATGTCGGCCATGAAAGCCGCATCATCGACCTGTCGCACCAGATGTCGCACTGGGGCCGAAAGTCCCGCTGCGACATGGAGATCCGGGGCGCGCTGACGGACCGGGCACGCAAGTATTTCCGGGGCACGCTGGACTTCAAGCGGGGTTCGGCCCAGTCGGAGGGCGGCGAGGTGGAGACGGTGATGCTGCTCAACAAGGACGTCAAGTCCTTTGCCATCCCGCTGCTGCTGTGCGGCGAGGATGATGTCATCGGCAACCATGCCGCCTCGGCCGGGCAGATCGACGAGGACAAGCTGTTCTATCTGATGAGCCGCGGCTTCTCCCATGAGGAAAGCAAGCGCATCATCGTGGAGTCGGCGTTCCGTCCGATCATCGACCAAATGCCGGATGAAGCGCTCCGGGAGCGGATCCTGGACCGCATTGCGATGATGATGAAGAAGGTGAATTCTTGA